One window from the genome of Funiculus sociatus GB2-C1 encodes:
- a CDS encoding cysteine hydrolase — protein MNINKNDTAVVVIDPQNDVLSETGVSWDLVGNNVKDNKTVENIERIFKAAKQNKFEVFISPHYYYPTDYGWKFAGTVEQMMLKSREFDRSGALSLDGFLGSGADWLERYKPFIEDGKTIVVSPHKAYGPQSNDLVLQLRKRNISKVILLGMLANICVEAHLRDLIEQGFEVLVIKDATAAPQHPELGDGYKAALINFGYIANAVLSTDEIVAAMA, from the coding sequence ATGAACATCAACAAGAATGACACCGCAGTAGTCGTTATTGATCCGCAAAACGATGTCTTGAGCGAAACAGGGGTTTCCTGGGACTTGGTGGGTAACAATGTCAAAGATAACAAGACCGTCGAGAACATTGAGCGCATCTTCAAAGCCGCGAAGCAGAATAAATTTGAGGTTTTCATCTCCCCCCACTATTACTACCCCACCGACTATGGCTGGAAATTTGCCGGAACCGTGGAGCAAATGATGCTTAAATCCAGGGAGTTTGATCGCAGTGGTGCGTTGAGCCTCGACGGATTCTTGGGTTCTGGTGCTGACTGGCTTGAGCGCTACAAGCCCTTTATCGAAGATGGCAAGACAATCGTAGTTAGTCCCCACAAAGCCTACGGACCGCAGAGCAATGACCTCGTTTTACAACTGCGTAAGCGCAACATCAGCAAAGTCATTCTGCTCGGAATGCTGGCAAATATTTGTGTTGAAGCTCACCTACGCGACTTGATCGAACAGGGATTTGAGGTGCTTGTCATCAAAGACGCAACGGCTGCCCCTCAACATCCGGAACTGGGCGACGGCTACAAGGCCGCACTGATTAATTTCGGGTATATCGCCAACGCCGTTCTGTCTACGGACGAGATTGTAGCAGCAATGGCATAA
- a CDS encoding alpha/beta fold hydrolase, giving the protein MNTLNFRNSIRLLLIVILFLGTITITSLGAIMNSASAQANKPTIVLVHGAFAESSSWNGVLTKLIAKGYPTVAVANPLRGVKSDADYVASVLKDINGPIVLVGHSYGGSVTTNAVNGNKNVKALVYVAGFAPEEGETAAELSGRYPGSTLAPTLAPPVVLPDGGKDLYIQQSKFHAQFAADVPANDAQLMASTQRPIMEAAFNEVSGAPAWKSIPSWFIYGDRDLNIPAAVHSFMANRASSKKTIIVNGASHVVMVSHPDAVAEIIEHAATAQ; this is encoded by the coding sequence ATGAATACGCTCAATTTCAGGAACAGCATTCGCCTGCTTCTGATTGTCATTCTCTTTTTAGGAACCATTACAATCACTTCTCTCGGAGCCATCATGAATAGTGCCAGTGCACAAGCCAATAAGCCTACGATAGTCCTTGTCCACGGCGCATTCGCCGAGTCTTCCAGTTGGAATGGGGTATTGACCAAACTGATCGCAAAAGGTTACCCAACGGTTGCTGTGGCTAATCCCCTACGTGGCGTTAAGAGCGATGCAGACTATGTTGCTAGCGTCCTTAAAGACATTAACGGTCCTATCGTGCTGGTTGGGCATTCCTACGGAGGTTCGGTAACTACCAATGCAGTCAATGGGAACAAGAATGTGAAAGCACTGGTCTACGTTGCTGGCTTTGCTCCTGAGGAAGGCGAGACTGCCGCCGAACTCTCAGGACGTTATCCGGGCAGCACGCTCGCGCCGACCCTCGCGCCGCCGGTTGTCCTGCCCGATGGTGGCAAAGACCTGTATATTCAGCAGAGCAAGTTCCACGCCCAATTTGCTGCTGATGTGCCCGCTAACGACGCGCAACTGATGGCTAGTACCCAGCGTCCGATTATGGAAGCCGCGTTTAATGAAGTCTCCGGTGCGCCTGCATGGAAATCTATCCCGTCCTGGTTCATTTATGGCGATCGCGACTTGAACATTCCGGCGGCGGTGCATTCTTTCATGGCGAACCGCGCCAGCTCCAAGAAGACGATCATAGTAAATGGCGCTTCACATGTAGTAATGGTGTCCCATCCAGACGCCGTTGCCGAGATCATTGAACACGCTGCAACCGCGCAATAG
- a CDS encoding DUF6130 family protein, with product MSNHTTSAKNIIGPSPLIAIENEAPAKLIVDPPLPEPLAQGRVFIQYRTENLRVVPVFGKGALDVSPRIGHIHITVDDTPWHFVDSSGETIILVGLEPGLHKVLIELADPLHKVITSETVLFTVPNHKR from the coding sequence ATGAGCAATCACACCACAAGCGCTAAGAACATCATTGGTCCATCCCCATTGATTGCGATCGAAAATGAAGCACCCGCTAAGCTGATTGTCGATCCACCGCTTCCTGAACCATTGGCTCAAGGTCGTGTTTTCATCCAGTATCGGACGGAGAATTTACGGGTGGTGCCCGTGTTCGGTAAAGGTGCCCTTGATGTATCGCCGCGCATTGGTCATATCCACATCACCGTTGATGACACGCCCTGGCACTTTGTTGATAGCAGCGGCGAAACGATCATTCTGGTCGGTCTGGAACCTGGTTTACACAAGGTATTAATCGAGCTAGCCGATCCTTTGCACAAAGTCATCACCAGCGAAACAGTACTGTTCACAGTGCCCAATCATAAGCGATGA
- a CDS encoding alpha/beta hydrolase, producing MVAQVNSSAAKILEVADDPRLSKGVKEFLNVLNSGGVALETLTPIEARQILVDAQASVPVDLSGIEESEKTITADGYSIMLNIVRPEGVKGTLPVFIFIHGGGWVLGDYPTHKRMVRDLVVLSGFAAVFVNYTRTPDAQYPQAINEIYAATKWVAEHGEEIEVDGKNLAVVGNSVGGNMTAVTALMAKAKGGPHIKLQIMMWPIVDASFETESYHQFGDKRFLTTPLMKWMYDMYIADPEKRQDIYASPLQATIEQLQGLPPVLIQVAESDILRDGGEAYGRKLDEAGVKVTTVRYNGMIHDFGLLNGLAEVPAVRSLFVHAAAELKKHLQ from the coding sequence ATGGTTGCTCAAGTAAACTCGTCAGCAGCAAAAATTTTGGAAGTTGCAGATGATCCACGTCTTTCCAAAGGAGTGAAGGAATTTTTGAACGTGCTGAATTCAGGAGGTGTGGCGCTGGAGACACTCACTCCGATCGAAGCACGTCAGATTCTTGTAGATGCACAGGCTTCAGTTCCAGTAGACCTTTCAGGCATTGAAGAGTCTGAGAAGACGATTACTGCTGACGGTTATTCGATTATGCTCAATATCGTGCGACCTGAAGGGGTCAAAGGCACATTGCCTGTTTTCATCTTTATTCATGGTGGTGGTTGGGTATTAGGCGATTATCCAACGCACAAGCGCATGGTTCGCGATCTCGTTGTGCTCTCAGGCTTTGCGGCTGTCTTTGTCAACTACACTCGCACGCCAGATGCTCAGTACCCACAGGCGATCAATGAAATCTACGCCGCGACGAAATGGGTTGCCGAGCATGGTGAGGAGATTGAGGTAGACGGCAAGAATCTGGCAGTGGTCGGTAACAGTGTCGGCGGCAATATGACAGCTGTGACTGCGTTGATGGCGAAAGCGAAAGGGGGACCACACATTAAGTTGCAAATCATGATGTGGCCGATCGTCGATGCTAGTTTTGAAACGGAGTCCTACCATCAATTTGGTGACAAACGATTCTTGACTACACCATTGATGAAGTGGATGTATGACATGTACATTGCTGACCCAGAAAAGCGCCAAGATATCTATGCCTCTCCTCTACAGGCGACGATTGAGCAACTGCAAGGCTTGCCTCCGGTGTTAATTCAAGTTGCGGAAAGCGATATCTTGCGTGATGGTGGCGAAGCCTATGGACGCAAGCTCGATGAGGCTGGAGTGAAAGTGACAACTGTGCGTTACAACGGCATGATTCATGACTTTGGGCTGCTCAATGGTTTAGCCGAGGTTCCGGCAGTTCGTTCTCTGTTTGTTCACGCAGCCGCTGAATTGAAGAAACACTTGCAATAA